A window of Candidatus Nomurabacteria bacterium genomic DNA:
TGATCAATCCGCCCACCGGCTTATCCAATCGATGCACCAACCCCGAACGAACCAATGGTGCTGTATCTACACCGGTAGATGAGAAATACCAATTAACTCTATTTGCGAGATTATCTTGCTCATTTCCTATACCGGGATGAACTGCAAGACCACGAGGTTTGTTCAACACCAGATATGATCTACTCTCCTCTATGATCTCAAGATCACCTCGTATCGGCTGGATCTGATTGATACTCTCCCTTTTCTCTCGTATATTCACCAAAAGCTCCATTAAACGATCCTGATCCATCTCGACCTGATCACCCTGTTTCAATCTATATGAAGGCTTCTTGATCAGGGAATTGATAGTCACAATATCCGACAATATATTTTGGACCTGCTCTCTGGACACAGTACTAACGTCAGTCCCAACCTCAAGGGATCGTATCAACTGAAGGACAAACATATCTAATCGCACTCCTTTATCTTTTTCTGTTACTTCTGAATGTAGCAAGATTCAATTCCACAAAGATTATATTCCACAATAACACTATTATACCAAGGGTAACAATAATATCCGTCCCATCGAACATAAAATTTCCGAATATCGAAAAATTATCGCAATTCGCACCAAATATCATATACTCCACAAGACTACTTGCACACCCAAGCAAGACCATATAAACACCATATTTGGGCATCTTCTCATGAATATCCGTCTCCTTTTTACGTACTGATCTCAATAGAAAGATAAGCGACATCAGGATCAAGAAGATCTCTACAAATGGAAGCTCATATACTCTTTTGATCGTATCTACTACTGAACACTCTCCGTTCTTTCGATAGAAAAATCCGATCCATTGATCAGTAAGCAGTATGATCACAGTTGGAACCAAAATATTTACCGACGCTTTAGTTCTGATCTTTTTTATCACTGATGCGGATCGCTTGGTTTAGGGAGATCCTCCTAGGTGTCAAAGTCTTCTGATCGTCTGTTGTTGGTGTTTTTCTGCGAATATCCAATATATACGATATAGCCATAAAGCATCCTAAGATCACAAATCCATAAATATGATATCTATCCATGTTGATCAAGGGCTGTGACAAAAATGTATAGCTGATGAACCAAATGTCTAATACAAGATAAAATAGTACCAAAACCCTGGACATCCTCCTGTACGGGTCGTGTCTATCTTTATAAAAGCGTTTTATTGAATGCACCACGACCTGTATCACAAAAGAAAATATGAATACCAGAAACCCATTGAGGGTAACCCTACTGTCGCGAGCATATAGTCCATATAGAAGTAGTGCACTACCTAGTAGAAAATTCGCCGAGAACAGAACACTTCCCATCATTTCTCGCCATCTCCACTTCTTGATATATACCGTGTAAAAATACCCAAGTATCAGGTATGCAAGGAACATCGGTATAAATAGGAATCCACCATCCCATATACTAAACAATCTCCATGGCATCGCACGAAAAAGGTATATTTGCTCTCCATATCTTTCGTATGGTAGATAGAACCAATTCCACTGTGAAAACTGATCCCAACTGGTAATGATATAAGTCACTCGCCCCCATACCAACATCAGAAGCGTAGAGAAGAACCATTGATCAAAAATCGAATTTCGGTTCTTTTTTGCCAGATCGGCTTCCCACCAAAAGATCATCATACCGACAAAATAAACAAGCCCAAGAAGTGGTACAAAGCTTATGCTCGTAGGAATGAACGATAGTGAATTGTATAGGAATTCTTCCATATTTTGATCTATTTAGATCGTTTTTTCTTCTTTCTTTTCTTCTTGTTCTTCTTGGAATTTTTAGATCTAGTAGATCGATCAACCTGTGCTGAATTTCTATCTCCGGAAGTTATCTGCTCTTTGCTAACTTCTACTGTTTCATCAGATCCAGCAGTATTAATATCTTTCATATCAAGACCCCCTACTTCATCATCATTAGTCAGACTATCTGTACCCGAATCCTCCATAACTTCATTATCCAAAATACCATCTTCTCTACTCTCGCCTGCATCGATAGACTCGTCAACCTGATCTACACTGTCGCTTACCATGTCCTCATCGGTAACATCACCAACTTCTGTAGACGCCTCATCTTCCATATCCGAGATCATATCCTCCAAATCACTCTCTACTCTTTCTACAGTATCTTCATTATCAGATTCATCCTGAAGAACTTCATCAATAACCTCTTCGATATCAGCCATCTCTTTTTCGAGTTCTTCATCAGTTAACTCAGATATCTTTTCTGTAAAATCGCCACTTTCTTCATCAATAATAGTTTCGGGAAGTTTCTGTTCTTCAGTTTCGGAACTGTTCTTATCTTTGATACTGTTGTCCTTCCGATCGCTCTTGGAAGGTTTGATCGATGCAACTATGTTGACCACAAAGTCATTTACTGCTTTTCCAAGTGACATGACCCCATGCATAACAATATTTCCTAATCTCACAGTCACTCCAGTTGCTGTCTTATATCTAGTCCCTTCTTGTTCTACCTTAAATCTGATCTCCTGACGAGATTGCTCAACTCTCTGTCGAATGACCTCTTTAGAGATACCTTCCTCTTCTGGTAGTGGATGAAGTACTTTTTCCTTACAATATGGACAGAAATTCCATTTACGATCCAACATCATCTCACAACCTTTACATTTCACTTTCAATTCGTATGAGCATGATGGACATATATTGAACCCGGGACTTAGCTGGTCCCCACATTGCGGACAATCTCCGAGCTCAGAGGTTTCATAGAGGAGGTAACGTCTTTCTAGGTCGCCCCAATAGACATTCTCTATAGTTTCTTTTGGCCTTAGGATGAGATAGATTATCAAACCCACTACGTTAAAGGGTGCAACCAATAAAACACTAAAGATCCTAAAAAGTATGTTCCGAGTTCTCTCTCCTGAATCGATCCAAACCCAGACAGCGATAAAAAACCAGATAACCACAAGACTAGCAAGGAAAGATCGGATCAAGATATTGAAATCAAAATTACCCACACCTTCAAGCATATCTAGCAAAGTACTCTCAAAATCCATAATCTTTGGTATAAGTTTAATTCCTGTAGATCGAAAAGACCGTTAATTGGTGGTCGAGGAGGGAATCGAACCCTCACGCTATTGCTAGCACGGGATTTTGAGTCCCGCGTGTCTGCCAGTTCCACCACTCGACCAAGCTAGAATATGATATCGCAGAAACGCCTATAAGACAAGAAGATTAGCCAGTATTGGATAATATCCACTAAGAAAAGTAACAGAAGGATATTTGAACTATCTCTGAAGTACAGAGGATGAGTCCTTATGAATCTTTGTATATATTCCTAAAACTTGCGATATCACCAACCCAAGCCAATTCAACTATTCCGGTTGGTCCATTTCTGTGTTTTGCAACATAAAGGTCGGCAACATTCTTTCTGTCCGTATCAGGATTATATGTTTCCTCCCTGTCGATGAACATCACAATATCAGCGTCTTGCTCTATTGAACCTGACTCTCGCAGATCGGAAAGTTGTGGTCGGCGATTTGTACGGCTTTCGATAGCACGAGAAAGCTGTGAGAGTGCTACTACTGGCACTTCCAATTCACGAGCAATATTTTTTAGTCCTTGAGATATCTGTGATACTTCTTGTGTTCTTCCCTCACTACTATCAGCATGCATTAGTTGTAGATAATCTACAAAGATTATATCAACACCCCTCTCAAGAGCCATGCGCCTAGCTTTAGTACGTATCTCATTTATACTCTGCCCTGGTTTATCATCAATGTATATCTCGGCTTCAGAAAGCTCCCCCATCGAATCCGCAAGTTTCATAAATTTCTCATCATTCAATCTTCCTGTTCGGATCTCCCAAAACGGTATACCAGCCTGCATACCAGTCAATCTATCGATTATCTGCGTATTACCCATTTCTAGAGAGAAATACAGCACCTTCTTTTTCTCATACACACCTGCTGCCCGCAGAAAATCCAATGATAACGATGTTTTTCCTACTGATGGTCTGGCGGCCAGTATGATCAGATCGGATTTCTGGAACCCTCCCAGCAGTTTATCAAGCTCTTTAAATCCGGTAGATATACCTAAACCTGCAGAATTCTCATCTGCTCTCTCAGCTCTCTCATATGCTTCTTTGAGTAGATCCTTGATGTGAACAAAATTTGTTGAGACACCCTGTTGAGCTACACCAAAGA
This region includes:
- a CDS encoding zinc ribbon domain-containing protein; translated protein: MDFESTLLDMLEGVGNFDFNILIRSFLASLVVIWFFIAVWVWIDSGERTRNILFRIFSVLLVAPFNVVGLIIYLILRPKETIENVYWGDLERRYLLYETSELGDCPQCGDQLSPGFNICPSCSYELKVKCKGCEMMLDRKWNFCPYCKEKVLHPLPEEEGISKEVIRQRVEQSRQEIRFKVEQEGTRYKTATGVTVRLGNIVMHGVMSLGKAVNDFVVNIVASIKPSKSDRKDNSIKDKNSSETEEQKLPETIIDEESGDFTEKISELTDEELEKEMADIEEVIDEVLQDESDNEDTVERVESDLEDMISDMEDEASTEVGDVTDEDMVSDSVDQVDESIDAGESREDGILDNEVMEDSGTDSLTNDDEVGGLDMKDINTAGSDETVEVSKEQITSGDRNSAQVDRSTRSKNSKKNKKKRKKKKRSK
- the dnaB gene encoding replicative DNA helicase, coding for MDRIPPQNIDAEKSVLGSMLLDKDAVINVAGVLRSEYFYEPRHATIYESLMSLFEEGQPIDLVTVSDKLKAKKALKRIGGRSYLADLVSFVPTSAHAEDYALIVRGAALRRKLISSAAKITELSFDEQIDVQQVVDKSEQLLFGVAQQGVSTNFVHIKDLLKEAYERAERADENSAGLGISTGFKELDKLLGGFQKSDLIILAARPSVGKTSLSLDFLRAAGVYEKKKVLYFSLEMGNTQIIDRLTGMQAGIPFWEIRTGRLNDEKFMKLADSMGELSEAEIYIDDKPGQSINEIRTKARRMALERGVDIIFVDYLQLMHADSSEGRTQEVSQISQGLKNIARELEVPVVALSQLSRAIESRTNRRPQLSDLRESGSIEQDADIVMFIDREETYNPDTDRKNVADLYVAKHRNGPTGIVELAWVGDIASFRNIYKDS